One genomic window of Ciona intestinalis chromosome 7, KH, whole genome shotgun sequence includes the following:
- the LOC104265834 gene encoding uncharacterized protein LOC104265834 isoform X1, with the protein MKNNRNSGESVYIPKPTRLPGIPQNRNPLKDRQKLPQEGGVEEGKLYRINASYRARDEPGDSPGVRGSSITKPTPPKTVTLKFNREPTRNRENLKSIEKRTNNSESRKKLLKPTTTYKPVPKNGEKVYDTTALTSKVYPNDVLASLRKLSLIEPFLGKSKSFYENENKEKSVENPSDSGLGTLASSDHVNMDKPAKRVAFQEKLNNFLSPRLSQHNSSFDKNEIAKSLSRTLLCDEMYIDDVIMTGDANPVTIATSSSSVVGSNERKSSYITPPTATLVDISTGGVVEHTEIFDDDVIIENNHQFRCAPPSFYYNRKIKRKKQEDESERDALKSQAREHIRSILNSTSSDKTIQLEPKQSTYHDITKTIFTKKSEKSNSEKSRPISVSSSMTSSSLSSNEKLPRGPNPTPSLEHHRFQIFPTSVPHTYHAYTSSSSQPTVINMEEFLRSNVNAMRIKRMKSKIAMNRKTPRTISRDKNGRRSRTMTNGCSLNISAAKLFDTDDVIPDDVRNGDVITDDVTTDVGETSNDDEVIRDVINHVTNPNQSEDHENSKKLTEDNSRIKPSMTKQPLQALSITSQRSATYDVIQKPMASETTPLTIRRHSGVGRLSPLKGIRILRRKISVKQYDNPELEDKQSSIVLLLKGLKTHDEVYKLNTATNTDTSMSPLRIIIPAKSIGEGEEGTARSRIIPRFKLSSLPNSKIISKPLSSNITERERQLDDVTGVSVGDFSKVPLNVEKMFENQNSGFHILKEGGAQGLNFLDSRRSSVNGEETSPPEPKGPKRRRRAQLGRSEGSNGEVKVKITAGGGFKSNVARYSLLLRQKNNLQKIYEDQGKPQKQEKSSSDEENVISMVKLRSDEPEPTTIECSSRLLGRTRSQLKVLDFPQSETLPNYTTDSFVRETPQDDDFSKRSVTSPEKTRILSYNNSISPFNFTEHLITRSHSSFNLLPSIQQNWGDIDNEDGSGLPETGTASYRLTHDVSFDEGSRYNGGYAFADEQRVSALTGGTSATRNKANLTYLNHEHQNPSQTRLEKVDPPTRERHTPVTYKETMPLSLVRIEERLSFDSPLGRHPTSTGFSIPTTTRGQSAQGGNHPSPSTPINNGGTVTTFRLHKERQNWNYRAGDLSVNGGGYYGSTPIQPGGRAEPSGLGPLNISPASNFAHRLAASRDKQSSAAKTRLSSRYGSRNDGSPQSYGNSSNKDSHYADPCIAAPPSFQQRLTELSILESDTIKYERNRKLKRKKNQDKDS; encoded by the exons ATGAAAAACAACCGGAATTCTGGAGAATCTGTTTACATCCCTAAACCTACTCGATTGCCGGGGATTCCCCAAAACCGGAACCCTTTAAAAGACCGTCAGAAGCTGCCACAAGAGGGAGGTGTTGAGGAGGGAAAACTTTACCGAATCAACGCTAGTTATAGAGCCAGGGACGAGCCAGGGGATTCCCCTGGTGTGAGAGGATCATCTATCACGAAACCGACACCCCCAAAAACTGTGACGTTGAAATTTAACAGAGAACCGACAAGAAACCGTGAAAATCTAAAAAGTATCGAAAAACGGACGAATAATTCAGAAAGTCGGaagaaattattaaaaccaacGACCACTTATAAACCTGTTCCTAAAAATGGTGAAAAAGTTTACGATACGACAGCGTTGACGTCTAAAGTTTACCCGAACGATGTTTTGGCTTCGCTTAGAAAGTTGAGTTTGATTGAACCTTTCTTGGGTAAAAGTAAGagtttttatgaaaatgaaaataaagagAAATCGGTTGAAAATCCAAGTGATAGTGGGTTAGGTACGTTGGCTTCTTCTGATCATGTGAATATGGATAAACCGGCAAAACGAGTCGCATTCCaagaaaaactaaacaatTTCCTGAGTCCGAGGCTGAGTCAGCATAACTCGAGTTTCGACAAAAATGAAATAGCAAAGTCGTTGTCTCGGACTCTACTCTGTGATGAAATGtacattgatgatgtcataatgaccGGTGATGCGAATCCTGTAACCATAGCAACCTCTTCGTCCTCGGTTGTCGGTAGCAACGAGCGGAAGTCAAGTTACATTACCCCACCAACTGCAACCCTCGTCGATATTTCCACCGGGGGCGTAGTGGAGCACACAGAGATAtttgatgatgatgtcataatagagAACAATCATCAGTTCCGTTGTGCCCCACCCTCGTTTTATTACAATCGTaaaatcaaaagaaaaaaacaagaagACGAAAGTGAGAGAGATGCTTTAAAAAGCCAAGCAAGAGAACATATCCGCTCGATACTAAACTCAACATCATCTGATAAAACAATTCAACTTGAACCAAAACAATCAACctatcatgacatcacaaagacaatttttacaaaaaaatcagaaaaatcCAACTCAGAAAAATCTCGACCAATCAGTGTCTCATCCtccatgacatcatcatctcTATCGTCCAATGAGAAGCTCCCACGGGGGCCGAACCCGACCCCCTCATTAGAGCACCACCGTTTCCAGATCTTTCCCACTTCCGTCCCCCATACCTACCATGCTTACACCTCATCCTCCTCCCAACCCACAGTGATAAACATGGAGGAATTCCTCCGGAGCAACGTAAACGCGATGCGGATCAAAAGAATGAAATCTAAGATCGCGATGAACCGGAAAACTCCTCGTACGATCTCACGGGACAAAAATGGTCGCCGGTCCCGAACTATGACCAACGGGTGCTCGCTAAACATAAGCGCGGCTAAACTTTTTgacactgatgatgtcatacctGATGATGTCAGaaatggtgatgtcataactgatgatgtcacaactgATGTGGGAGAAACTTCCAATGATGATGAAGTCAttcgtgatgtcataaatcATGTGACAAATCCCAACCAATCCGAGGATCAcgaaaattccaaaaaattaaCGGAAGATAATTCTAGAATAAAGCCATCAATGACAAAACAACCTCTGCAAGCTTTGTCTATTACATCACAAAGGTCCGCtacctatgatgtcatacagaaACCTATGGCATCGGAAACAACACCATTAACAATCAGAAGACACTCTGGTGTGGGAAGATTAAGCCCGCTGAAAGGAATTCGTATTTTACGGCGAAAAATCTCAGTGAAACAATATGATAACCCAGAACTAGAAGATAAGCAAAGCTCAATTGTGCTTCTGCTGAAAGGATTAAAAACTCACGATGAGGTTTATAAGCTTAATACTGCCACTAATACAGACACTTCCATGTCACCCTTGAGGATAATTATCCCAGCTAAAAGTATAGGGGagggggaagaagggacagcTAGGTCTCGCATAATCCCGAGGTTTAAGTTATCTTCCTTACCAAACTCGAAAATAATTTCGAAACCACTCAGTTCAAATATCACAGAGCGTGAGCGCCAGCTAGACGATGTTACTGGCGTTTCCGTCGGTGATTTTTCAAAAGTTCCGttaaatgttgaaaaaatgtttgaaaaccAAAACTCAGGTTTCCATATTTTAAAGGAGGGCGGAGCACAGGGCTTGAATTTCCTGGATTCCCGGCGTTCCTCTGTAAATGGGGAGGAAACGAGCCCACCCGAGCCAAAAGGCCCGAAGCGCCGCCGACGTGCACAGTTAGGCCGCAGTGAGGGCTCCAACGGTGAGGTTAAAGTGAAAATAACAGCAGGGGGCGGGTTTAAGTCCAATGTAGCGAGGTACAGCCTCCTATTACGACAGAAAAACAACCTTCAGAAAATATATGAGGACCAGGGGAAGCCCCAAAAGCAGGAAAAGTCGTCTTCAGACGAggaaaatgttatttctatggtcAAACTAAGGAGCGATGAACCAGAACCGACCACAATCGAATGTTCGTCACGGTTACTCGGCCGCACAAGGTCACAGCTCAAAGTTTTGGACTTCCCCCAAAGTGAGACACTCCCGAACTACACAACTGATTCCTTTGTTAGGGAAACCCCCCAAGATGATGACTTCAGCAAAAGATCTGTGACATCACCAGAGAAAACTCGCATTCTAAGCTACAACAACTCCATCAGTCCTTTCAATTTCACCGAACACTTAATCACAAGATCACATTCGAGTTTTAACCTTCTGCCGTCTATACAGCAAAACTGGGGCGATATTGATAATGAAGA CGGCAGTGGTCTCCCAGAGACAGGCACAGCATCATACAGACTAACGCACGATGTATCATTTGATGAGGGAAGCCGCTATAATGGTGGATATGCATTCGCTGATGAACAAAGAGTATCAGCATTAAcag GTGGGACCTCTGCCACAAGGAACAAAGCTAATCTTACCTACCTCAACCATGAGCATCAAAA TCCATCACAGACAAGGCTGGAAAAGGTGGATCCCCCAACCCGAGAACGGCACACCCCAGTTACTTACAAGGAAACGATGCCGTTGTCGTTAGTTAGGATTGAAGAACGAT TGAGTTTTGACTCACCTCTTGGGCGCCACCCGACGTCTACTGGCTTCTCCATACCCACCACCACACGAGGGCAGTCAGCACAAGGAGGGAATCATCCATCCCCATCCACCCCCATCAATAATGGTGGGACAGTGACAACATTTCGTCTTCATAAGGAAAGACAGAACTGGAATTATAGAGCAGGAG ACCTTAGTGTCAATGGTGGGGGTTACTATGGGTCAACACCCATCCAGCCAGGTGGTCGAGCAGAACCAAGTGGTCTCGGTCCACTGAACATCAGTCCTGCTTCAAATTTTGCCCACAGGTTGGCAGCATCGAGAGATAAACAAAGCAGTGCTGCAAA AACGAGGTTATCAAGCAGGTATGGAAGTCGTAATGATGGTTCCCCTCAATCTTATGGCAACTCAAGCAACAAGGATTCACATTATGCTGACCCTTGTATAGCGGCGCCCCCATCTTTCCAACAGCGTCTTACAGAACTAAGCATACTAGAATCAGacacaataaaatatgaacGTAATCGGAAGTTAAAACGAAAGAAAAATCAAGATAAAGATTCTTAA